A segment of the Cohnella algarum genome:
AGGAGACGGCGCCGTCTGTTATTGTGGCCAGCGAGGTTGTTTGGAACTGTATGCGTCGGATAAATTCGTCGTGAGCGAAGCCTATCGCGCGATCGTGTATGAAACTCATCCGACGCGATTGAAAGAGTTGAATGAGGTGAGCGCCGAATCGGTCTGCCTTCTTGCGGGCGAAGGAGACGAATGCGCGAGAGGGATCTTGACTCGCCGGGGCGAGTACTTGGGTATCGGATTGCGCAATTTGATCAATCTATTCAACCCGCAGGCCATCATGCTCGGCGGAGAAGGTCTTTGCGGGAGCCAATACCTGATGGAAGGCATCCGGAGGCGGCTCGGAGAATCCGAGTTTCGCCAACCTTTCGATTTGCACCTGTCGCAACTAGGGGAGGACGCTTGGCTGATTGGGGCATGCGGCTTGGTCGAAAGCAAAGTATTCAAACGTTCGGGTTGGCGATGACCGCGTCGAATATTTTTCAGGATTCGAAAAAAATGGCTGGCAAAAATACGGCCAGTCAAGCTGCAAGTATAGATATCCAGAAAGATTACTCATGATCTACATGTTTGAATATTATCGGGACATCGAAAAACGATGTCCTTTTGCTCTTTATTACTTCATAGATTGAAGTAATGGGGGGTACCAAAACAAAAGTATACTTTCGATTGTCGGGACTGAACGGCTTCTTGAATCTCGCGTGTGCTTTTTTCACTTCGGCAGTTTGCCGGTTTACGGAGGTGGATGATGTCAGTAACAGTGTCTAAGATGGGGCAGATCAATCGGCTGACAAAGATCGCGATGATCGCCCTGCTTGTCTCTGGTTTGCTTTCCGGTCTTGCCCGGGGCGGAACGGTTTCGGCGGCACCCGTGGACAACTTCGTTTTGAATCCCGGCTTTGAGACCGGGGAGTTGGCACCTTGGACGGAATGGCATCCGGAGGGGCAGGCTCCCGCGTACGGCGTGGACGGTTACGATGTCTACGCAGGTTTGAGGAAGCTTTATTTTTACTCGCAGTCCAAATATCAACAGAGCGTGCACCAGCAAATCGGCGGGTTGTCGAACGGCACGTACATCGTGTCGGCGCGGGTCAAGCAGCAATACACCGTTCCCGATACGTCGCGCATGGAAATTTCGCTGCACGGCACACCCCGAATCGACGTCAATATCCGGCACACGGACGGATATCAGCAAATCTCGGCAACCGTGCCGGTCACGACAGGCATGCTGGACATCGGGTTCTACATCGCGTCGCCGGGCGGCACCTCGCTCCAGATCGACGAAGTGCGGGTCGAACAGGCCGAGCTGCCTTTGCCGAATGCGGGCTTTACGAACGATTACGAACACTGGCAGCGGACGCATGACACAGGCGCGGCAAAGATCGGCGTCGAAGGGGCCGGCAATAAGTACGTCGACTTGTATTCGCCTGTCGCCTACAAGGTCGATCTGTTCCAGCACATGAACCTGACCGCGGGGAACTACTCGCTTAAGGCCAAAGTGAGGCGAAGCGGAACGTTCGTCAATAGCGTCATGTACGCGGACTTCGGAGGCCGGACAAGAACCGTTGCGACACCGTCTACCAGCGAATGGGCGGAGATTACCTTAACCGGCATAGCGGTCGGGAGCGACGGCGAAACCGTCAAGTTCGGGTTCTGGACGGACGCCGGTGCGAGCAGTTGGGTCCATATCGACGACGTCACGGTTATCCGCCAAGAACCCGCTCAGCATTTCATGGGCGACTATGTCTCCCATGAACAAGTGGGGAATGCTGTCACGTTCAACTTGACGAATACGCCGAAGGTACGGATCGAATTCGTGAAGTCCGATATCGCCCGAATATGGATGGAGCCGAGCGGCGTATTCGCAAAAGACGCTTCGTTCGTGGTCGACAACGAAACGTTCGCACCGATCCCCTATACCGTCAGCGACCAGGGCCAATATATCCGGCTCCAATCTTCGGGTCTGACTGTAAGGGTTTATAAGTCACCGTTTCGAATCGCGTATTACGACGGGACCGACGTGAATTGGATCGCAGGCGAACGGGAGATCGGGGGGCTGGGGCACACGTCCGGGACCGGCGTCTTCGCGTATATGAAGCTGCCGCCGAACGAGCATTTTTACGGGCTCGGCGTCGATCGGCACGCGCAATCGCTGGATCGCCGCGGCAAGCGGATCGAGATGGACAATGCGATGGTCGGAGGCTACGGCGGCAACACGGCGGACATCTCGGGCACGTTCTTCGCGAGCACGGGGGGATACGGCATTTTCTTCGACAATACGTACCAGTATACCGCCTTCGACATGGGTCAAGAGAATTCAAACTACTATACCTTCTCAGCCCCCGACGGCGAGATGGTCTATTACTTCTTGAACGGTCCGGCCATGAGCGACGTTTATGCGAAGTTTTCCGACCTGTCCGGCAAGGCGCCGCTGCCTCCGAAGTGGGCGCTCGGCTATGTCCAGTCCAAGTACGGTTACGACAGCTGGAACGAAGTGCACCAGGTAGTCGATACATTCCGGGCGAAGGGAATTCCGCTGGACGGGATCGTGCTTGACGTCTATTGGGCCGAGAACAACCATTATTTCGACTTCACATGGAATACGTCGGGCGGATTCGCCGACCCGAAAGGCAATCTGGCGAGCCTCCGGAGCAAAGGAGTCCGCGTCACCAATATCGTGGATCCTTATGTCCAACAGACGGCGGACAATTTCAACCCGGGAAGTGCGAACGGTTACTTCGCGAAACAGAACGGGGCGACGAAAATTTATCAAGCGTGGTACGGTCCGTCGGGCTTGGTCGACTTTACGAACCCGAACGCGGCGAGATGGTATACGAACGACCCGAACTCGACGATGGACGTCCGCAAGCTGTGGGACGACGGCGTGCGCGGTTGGTGGATCGACCTGAATGAACCGGAGACCCCTACGAATCCGGGCGACGTCTTCGCTCGCGGAACGTCCGATAAAATCAAGAACGTTTATGCGTTAGCCGAATCGAAAGCGTTCTACGATGCGCAGCGCAGTTATACGAATGAACGGGTATGGAACCTTGCGCGCTCCGGCTTCTCGGGCATCCAGCAATACGGAACGACAATCTGGACCGCGGACGTGGATGCATCCTGGGAATCGTTCCGGCACAATCTGCAGCTGGGCCTTAGCGCGGGTCTGTCCGGCATGCCATACGTCGCGCACGACACGGGCGGCTTCAACGGCAAGCCGACGCCTGAATTATATACCAGATGGATGCAGTCTTCCGCCTTTATGCCGGTCTTCCGAGCGCATGGCTGCGAATGCGGCGATCCGACGAACGTTCGTGAGCCGTGGGCGTTCGGCCCCGAAGCGGAAGCGATCGTCAAGGATGTGATCAAGCAGCGGTACCGGTTGCTGCCCTATATTTATTCCGCCGCACGGGACACGTACGAGAATGGCACACCAATAATGAAAGCGCTTGTTCTAGACTATCCGAAAGATTCGAATGTCGCGAACCTCCAAGACCAATGGATGTTCGGTCCCTCGCTGCTGACGGCGCCCGTGCATTCGCCCGGCGCGACAAGCCGCGCGGTCTACCTGCCGAGCGGTACGTGGCACGATTGGAACAGCGGCGCGAAGTATACTGGCGGACAAACGATCCTATATGATGCGTCGTTAAATAAGATCCCGATATTCGTCAAGGAGGGATCGATCGTGCCGCTCGGAAAGGATAAGAATTTTGACGGTGAAGTGGTAGACGATTTTTACAACTTGAAAGTTTATCCGCACGCAGCCGGCGGCACGACGACGTTCACCTTGTTCGAGGATGACGGGACTACGTACGGATATGAGAAAGGCGTCAACTCGTCGACGACGATCACGGCCGTCAAATCCGGCAATACGATTGCGTTGACCATCGGCCCGATTCAGGGCGCATACCCCGGGATGGTGACGAACCGTCAGTGGCGATCCGAAGTGAAAGTCGAAGGGTTCAACGTAGGCTCGGTTACGCGCAACGGCATCGCGCTGCGGAAGGTCGAGACGTTCGAGGAATTCAATACGGGTCGTGACGTGTGGTTTAACGATACGAGCGTCGGGAAAGTACTGCTCCAGACCGACTTCGCTCCGACGTCCGTAGCGCAGACGATCGTGCTCAAGTAATTAAAAGTAAGTCACGACCTCGAGGAATGGTCCAGGTTGTCGAGCAATGATCAAGATTTTACCCGAGAGGTAGACAGGATATTCCCTTAAAGTGCGATGATTATTATAGTATTTTTATTGTAGGGATGAATGCGCTTTCATAATAATTGTGTGCTGCCATCCCTTACATTCGAACGGAGGGATATCATGTTTCTCTTAAGGAGTCGTATCTTGCTTGCATTGACTGCATTGCTTGTAGCGGCGACGGCGTTCTCGGGCGCGGCGCAGGCACGTGACAGCAAGCATACGCGTCACGGCGCCGGGCCGATGTATTGGATGGCTTACGAGAATCCGTACTCAACGAACGTCGCCATCCCGGAGGACCGCTGGAAGGCCAATGTGGACTGGGTAGCCGAAAAGTTTCTTCCCTACGGTTACGACATGGTCAGCCTGGACGGCTGGATCGAAGGCGCAACACAAACGACGCCTAACGGTTATGTTCTGAAACATAACGACAACTGGCAGAACACGTGGAAGCAGACGGGTGATTATGTTCGGAGCAAGGGGTTAAAATTTGGCGTCTACTACAATCCGCTGTGGGTAACGCCGGCCGCCGTCCAAGACCCTTCGAAGACGGTCATCAACAACCCGAACATCAAGGTCGGCGATATCGTAAACCAGTCGACGACGACCCGTTCGGACTTGTCGAACATTACGCTTCCGGGCGACCGCTTCGTTACGGATCAAGGCGACCGCTCGTTATATTGGGTTGAGGTCAACCGGCCGGGGCGGAAGATTTCGTCAAAGGCTACGTGCAATACTTTAAAGATGCCGGTGCCAGCTTCCTCCGCATCGACTTCCTTTCGTGGTATCAGACGGGGACGGACGGCGGAACGGTCAAGGTGGGCAACGCGCATTGGAACGAATATCAGACGGCGTTGCGTTGGATTCACGAGGCCGCGGGCGAAGATTTGGTCGTCAGCTTGGTCATGCCGTACTTGCAGAACCATGCCGAGACGGAATTGAAATACGGTGACATGATCCGCATCGACGAAGACGTGTTCGGCGGCGATTGGGACCATATCAGCGGACGGGGGCAATCGTGGAAAGACGGCTGGTCACAATGGCGCAATGCGTTCCAAGGACTGACCGGCTTCTCGGACATCGCCGGCCGCGGTCAAATGATCATGGACGCCGACTTTATCCGGATGAATCGGTACGGGTCGTCTGCCATCGACGACAACGAACGGCGTTCCACGATCTCGCTCTTTACGGTCAGCGGCTCGCCGATCGCGATCGCGGACCAATACGACACGATCAATCTGACCGGCAGCAACAACGAGCGGTTCTACCAGAACTCCGAAATCGTCGAGCTGAATAAGCTCGGACTCGCGGGCAAGCCCATCTACCGGAATGCCAATCCGTTCTATCCGGGCCCCGGTTACGTCGAAGGAACCAGCCGCGATACGGAGCGCTGGGTCGGACAATTGCCGAATGGCGAATGGGTCGTCGCGCTCTTTAACCGCTCCGATGCAGACGCGGCGAAGAGCATCGATTTCATCTCGGAATTGGGCTTGACGGGCGAGGCGCACGTCCGGGACTTGTGGGCCCACCAAGACTTGGGTTACATGAACGGTTACGCATCCGTTATTGCCCCGCATGACGTCAAGATGCTGCGGGTTACGCCGCGTAATTCAAAGAAGTATGAGGCGGAGGTTGCCTCCTGGATCGGATCGAAGTTCAACAATAACCATGCCGGTTACTCCGGCTTCGGATTCGTGGATAAGCTCGAAGCCGCGGCCGTCGTTAACGGCGTAGGTCCGAAGGTCGTCTTCGCGGTCGAAGCGCCGGAGACGGGGAGCTACTGGTTTAACCTAAAGTATGCCAACGCGACGGGCGTCACGGCAACGACGACGATCGACGTCAAGGACGGGCACGACAATACCGTCACGAGTCCCCGGAAAGTGGAGTTGCCGGCCAGGACATCTTGGGATGATTGGGGCAATCGGAACGTCGAGCTGAATCTGGTCAAGGGCTTAAACCTGATCACGGTCGAGCGCCGGGCCGACGATCAGGGCGCGTTCAACCTTGATTATATTGAATTCAATCCGCATGCCGGCAATATCGCAAAGAATCCGGGATTCGAGACTGGAGGGATCGACGACTGGACCGAGTGGCATCCGTCCGGCCAAGCGCCGGCTTACGGGGTTGACGGAAATGACGTTTACGCGGGAACCAAGAAACTGTATTTCTACTCGAACGCCGCGTACAAGCAAAGCTTACACCAAACGTTGACGGAATTGGATAACGGCACCTACACCATCAAGGCAAAAGTGAAACGGACGGGCGCGAACCCGACGACTGCCAGGCTCGAGGTACAGCAATACGGCGGTGCGGACCAATTCGTCAATATTCCGCAAACGTCCGGTTATCAAGAAGTGACGGCTACCGTCAACGTTACAAATGGCCAGATGAAATTCGGCTTCTATGTCGATTCGCAAGGCGGAACTTCGCTTCAGGTCGACGATGTCACGGTTACCCGCGTCTCGCTGCAGAACCATGGCTTCGAAGACGGCTTCCGGGGATGGACTCGATCGGATATGGCTGTGACCAAGGTTGCATATGACAACAGCAACGCGTATGCCGATATCCACAATTCATCGCCTTATTCAGCGGATATATACCGGTACGAATCGCTGCAAGCCGGAACGTACACGGTTAAAGCGAGAGTTCGTCAATCCGGCGGCTTCGCGACCTCCGGACTTTACGTCGACAAAGGCGGTTCGTTGGCAGGCAACGTCGTCTTTGCTTCCGATTCGAATTGGCATGAGGTTGCGATCAGTAACATAACACTCACCCGTGATGAAGTCGTGAAGTTCGGAGTTTTTGCTCAGGGTGACGCCAACGCTTGGTTGCATGTCGATAAGATTTGGATTGAGAAAAATTAGTCGCTTCAAGAGGGGCTGTCCCAAAAGTCATCGTAGATGACTGAGGGACGCCCCTTCTTTCATTTTTGTAAACAAAAAGAAACCTTTCCTTGGTAAAATGGAGGTACCACCCAACCACTAACCAAAAGGAGAGGTTTCTTTGTTTACTCAATATATCATGGACCAACTGTTTCTGCCAATGGATTTGGAAGAGGATATCCCGAAGAATCATGTGGTTCGCGTCATCAACGACGCCGTTAATCGGATCGACGACAAAATCTTCGAAGCAGCCTATCCCGGTGGTGGCCGCCACAGCTACCACCCCAAACTCATGACGAAAATCATCATCTACGCCTACAGCCAGCGGATTTATTCTTCCCGTCAAATCGCCAAGGCCGTCAGGGAGAACATCCCCTTCATGTGGCTTGCCGCCCGCCAGCGTCCGGATTTCCGCACCATTAACCGCTTCCGCTCGGAGCGGATGAAAGACGTACTCGAAAAAGTCTTCACGGCTGTACTGGAGCTGCTCGCGGACGAAGGCTACGTGAAGCTGGAGCACTACTTCGTCGACGGTACCAAAATCGAAGCAAATGCCAATCGGTATACGTTCGTCTGGGGAAAAGCGGTCGCTAAGCACCAGGTGAAGCTCGAGGAGAAAGTAAAGGCGCTCTTTGCCGAGATTGAAGAGGATGAGTTGCTGGAGGATGCGTCAAACGCGGGCAAGGATCTGGCTGAACTGGGCGAGTCCAGCGAACTGACCAGCGCCAAGCTCGAGAAGGCCGTTGCAAAATTGGAGCAGAAGCTGAAAAACGAACCGAAGAACAAACCGGTCAAG
Coding sequences within it:
- a CDS encoding carbohydrate-binding protein, with the protein product MQYFKDAGASFLRIDFLSWYQTGTDGGTVKVGNAHWNEYQTALRWIHEAAGEDLVVSLVMPYLQNHAETELKYGDMIRIDEDVFGGDWDHISGRGQSWKDGWSQWRNAFQGLTGFSDIAGRGQMIMDADFIRMNRYGSSAIDDNERRSTISLFTVSGSPIAIADQYDTINLTGSNNERFYQNSEIVELNKLGLAGKPIYRNANPFYPGPGYVEGTSRDTERWVGQLPNGEWVVALFNRSDADAAKSIDFISELGLTGEAHVRDLWAHQDLGYMNGYASVIAPHDVKMLRVTPRNSKKYEAEVASWIGSKFNNNHAGYSGFGFVDKLEAAAVVNGVGPKVVFAVEAPETGSYWFNLKYANATGVTATTTIDVKDGHDNTVTSPRKVELPARTSWDDWGNRNVELNLVKGLNLITVERRADDQGAFNLDYIEFNPHAGNIAKNPGFETGGIDDWTEWHPSGQAPAYGVDGNDVYAGTKKLYFYSNAAYKQSLHQTLTELDNGTYTIKAKVKRTGANPTTARLEVQQYGGADQFVNIPQTSGYQEVTATVNVTNGQMKFGFYVDSQGGTSLQVDDVTVTRVSLQNHGFEDGFRGWTRSDMAVTKVAYDNSNAYADIHNSSPYSADIYRYESLQAGTYTVKARVRQSGGFATSGLYVDKGGSLAGNVVFASDSNWHEVAISNITLTRDEVVKFGVFAQGDANAWLHVDKIWIEKN
- a CDS encoding ROK family protein, translating into MDNDANVYALAEKWVGHGKGYSNFIAVTVGPGIGSGIMLGNTLYTGGNGDAGEFGHTVIQGDGAVCYCGQRGCLELYASDKFVVSEAYRAIVYETHPTRLKELNEVSAESVCLLAGEGDECARGILTRRGEYLGIGLRNLINLFNPQAIMLGGEGLCGSQYLMEGIRRRLGESEFRQPFDLHLSQLGEDAWLIGACGLVESKVFKRSGWR
- a CDS encoding glycoside hydrolase family 31 protein, which gives rise to MSVTVSKMGQINRLTKIAMIALLVSGLLSGLARGGTVSAAPVDNFVLNPGFETGELAPWTEWHPEGQAPAYGVDGYDVYAGLRKLYFYSQSKYQQSVHQQIGGLSNGTYIVSARVKQQYTVPDTSRMEISLHGTPRIDVNIRHTDGYQQISATVPVTTGMLDIGFYIASPGGTSLQIDEVRVEQAELPLPNAGFTNDYEHWQRTHDTGAAKIGVEGAGNKYVDLYSPVAYKVDLFQHMNLTAGNYSLKAKVRRSGTFVNSVMYADFGGRTRTVATPSTSEWAEITLTGIAVGSDGETVKFGFWTDAGASSWVHIDDVTVIRQEPAQHFMGDYVSHEQVGNAVTFNLTNTPKVRIEFVKSDIARIWMEPSGVFAKDASFVVDNETFAPIPYTVSDQGQYIRLQSSGLTVRVYKSPFRIAYYDGTDVNWIAGEREIGGLGHTSGTGVFAYMKLPPNEHFYGLGVDRHAQSLDRRGKRIEMDNAMVGGYGGNTADISGTFFASTGGYGIFFDNTYQYTAFDMGQENSNYYTFSAPDGEMVYYFLNGPAMSDVYAKFSDLSGKAPLPPKWALGYVQSKYGYDSWNEVHQVVDTFRAKGIPLDGIVLDVYWAENNHYFDFTWNTSGGFADPKGNLASLRSKGVRVTNIVDPYVQQTADNFNPGSANGYFAKQNGATKIYQAWYGPSGLVDFTNPNAARWYTNDPNSTMDVRKLWDDGVRGWWIDLNEPETPTNPGDVFARGTSDKIKNVYALAESKAFYDAQRSYTNERVWNLARSGFSGIQQYGTTIWTADVDASWESFRHNLQLGLSAGLSGMPYVAHDTGGFNGKPTPELYTRWMQSSAFMPVFRAHGCECGDPTNVREPWAFGPEAEAIVKDVIKQRYRLLPYIYSAARDTYENGTPIMKALVLDYPKDSNVANLQDQWMFGPSLLTAPVHSPGATSRAVYLPSGTWHDWNSGAKYTGGQTILYDASLNKIPIFVKEGSIVPLGKDKNFDGEVVDDFYNLKVYPHAAGGTTTFTLFEDDGTTYGYEKGVNSSTTITAVKSGNTIALTIGPIQGAYPGMVTNRQWRSEVKVEGFNVGSVTRNGIALRKVETFEEFNTGRDVWFNDTSVGKVLLQTDFAPTSVAQTIVLK